The proteins below are encoded in one region of Sulfolobus sp. A20:
- a CDS encoding MFS transporter, whose translation MSDLKTNPDYYVARVDRLPTWGLSYAIIWAMGFSFFITLYDVINVGFALPYIPFVVTGFQASLVASLGLWGYVVGAPLFSYFADIIGRRPTLIFTALLTAIGSLGDALSVNYPMLAAFRFITGMAIGADLVLVMTYMSEMSPSAKRGRYTNLAFIGGWAGIGIGPFIAAIIVTSIPSIGWRIVFLVGAILAFLALAIRAYAPETVRFLASKGKFDEAEKIISSMEKVSMIRTSLTSLPEPDMRMYNVPKQNPFKILAKPKYLKRLLALFFLMFFVYFMDYPFLVIPETWAKVVLGYSGALLSQIVFLFGLAGIGAFLGSIILRPFIDKYDRRKMTIISVIIYTLGTGIMGYGGAIRSSTLFFIGAFLAELIGVGWYQLYYQMCIDNFPTAARATGYSIADGVGHAGGAVGLLVILPLIYALGNVGGWTIPWIPAIIMAILVLFLTPNTVGKRLEEINEATDQ comes from the coding sequence ATGAGTGACCTTAAAACAAATCCAGATTATTATGTAGCAAGAGTAGATAGATTACCTACATGGGGACTATCCTATGCCATAATATGGGCAATGGGATTTAGCTTTTTCATAACATTATATGACGTTATAAACGTAGGTTTCGCATTACCATATATACCATTCGTCGTCACGGGATTTCAAGCTTCACTGGTAGCCTCTTTAGGTCTATGGGGATATGTCGTAGGGGCGCCACTTTTCTCTTACTTCGCAGATATCATAGGAAGAAGACCTACATTAATATTTACGGCTTTGCTCACAGCAATAGGGAGTTTAGGGGATGCCTTATCAGTAAATTACCCTATGTTAGCAGCATTTAGATTTATAACTGGAATGGCAATTGGTGCTGACCTAGTATTAGTTATGACTTACATGTCCGAAATGTCACCCTCAGCCAAAAGAGGTAGATATACTAATTTAGCATTTATTGGAGGATGGGCTGGAATAGGGATTGGTCCATTCATAGCTGCTATTATTGTTACTAGTATACCATCAATAGGTTGGAGAATAGTGTTCTTAGTAGGAGCTATCTTGGCGTTTTTAGCTCTTGCAATCAGAGCGTATGCTCCCGAAACGGTTAGATTCCTAGCCTCAAAAGGTAAGTTTGATGAGGCAGAAAAGATAATTTCCTCAATGGAAAAAGTTTCTATGATTAGAACTAGTCTTACGTCATTGCCAGAGCCAGACATGAGAATGTATAACGTTCCAAAGCAAAATCCCTTCAAGATATTAGCTAAACCTAAATATCTAAAGAGGTTATTAGCGTTATTCTTCTTAATGTTTTTCGTCTACTTCATGGATTATCCATTTTTAGTAATCCCAGAGACGTGGGCTAAGGTAGTGTTAGGCTATTCTGGAGCCTTACTATCACAAATAGTCTTTTTATTTGGTCTAGCAGGTATAGGAGCTTTTCTAGGGTCTATAATACTAAGACCCTTCATCGATAAGTATGATAGAAGGAAGATGACCATAATTTCTGTGATCATATATACGTTGGGAACCGGTATTATGGGGTATGGAGGTGCAATAAGGTCGTCAACATTATTCTTCATAGGAGCATTCTTAGCTGAGCTCATAGGAGTAGGTTGGTATCAGCTTTACTACCAGATGTGTATAGATAACTTTCCCACAGCTGCTAGAGCTACTGGATATTCTATAGCTGATGGAGTAGGACACGCAGGAGGTGCTGTGGGATTACTCGTCATACTTCCTCTCATATATGCCTTAGGAAATGTGGGAGGATGGACAATACCGTGGATACCCGCAATAATAATGGCTATATTGGTACTTTTCTTAACACCCAATACGGTGGGTAAGAGGTTAGAAGAAATTAACGAAGCAACAGATCAATAA